The sequence CCGCCTCCTGCCAGCCCAGGTGCTCGAGCATCATGACCCCCGAGAGGATCAAGGAGCCGGGGTTGACCATGTCCTTGTTGGTGTACTTGGGAGCGGTGCCGTGTGTCGCCTCGAAGACCGCCACGCCGTCGCCGATGTTGGCGCCGGGGGCGATGCCGAGCCCGCCCACCTGGGCCGCGGCCGCATCCGAGATGTAATCCCCGTTCAAGTTCGGGGTGGCGAGCACGCTGTACTCGTCGGGGCGCAGGAGGAGCTGCTGAAAGGTTTGGTCGGCTATGCGGTCCTTGACGAGGACCTTTCCGGCCGGCATCTTGCCGCCGTGGTTGTCCCAAAGCTCTGCCTCGGTGACGATCTTGTCGCGGAACTCGTCGCGGGCCACCTCGTAGCCCCAGTCCCGGAAGGCCCCTTCCGTGAACTTCTGTATGTTGCCTTTGTGGACCATGGTGACCGAGGGCTTCTTGTGGTCCACGGCGTACTGGATCGCCATGCGCACCAGCCTTTTGCTGCCGGTAAGGGAGATCGGCTTGATGCCGATGCCGGAGTCCGGGTTGAACTTCTTGCCCATTTCCTTCGTGAGGAACTCGTAAACTTTTTTCTGCTCCGGGGTGCCGTACTCGAACTCGATTCCCGCGTAAACGTCCTCGGTGTTCTCGCGGAAGATCACGATGTTGAACTTGTGGGGCTCCTTGACCGGGCAGGGCACTCCGGTAAACCAGCGCACCGGGCGCACGCAGGCGTAGAGGTCCAGCTTCTGCCGGAGGCCCACGTTGACCGAGCGAAAGCGAGGAGTCACCCACTCCGAGGAGCATTTCACGCATTTCTCGGGGCGCTTGCCGCCCGCCTCGTTCTGTTCCGCGGAGCAGACCAGGCACACGAAGCGGTGGCTGCCGACCGGGGTGGTGAGGGG is a genomic window of Elusimicrobiota bacterium containing:
- a CDS encoding NADP-dependent isocitrate dehydrogenase (Converts isocitrate to alpha ketoglutarate), with amino-acid sequence MASYKKINVPAQGEKIELKGGKLSVPDRPIIPYFPGDGTGPDLWRATQVVLDGAVEKAYGGKKAVAWMEVSAGLTALQNYDKDTVLPQETLDAIREFRVAIKGPLTTPVGSHRFVCLVCSAEQNEAGGKRPEKCVKCSSEWVTPRFRSVNVGLRQKLDLYACVRPVRWFTGVPCPVKEPHKFNIVIFRENTEDVYAGIEFEYGTPEQKKVYEFLTKEMGKKFNPDSGIGIKPISLTGSKRLVRMAIQYAVDHKKPSVTMVHKGNIQKFTEGAFRDWGYEVARDEFRDKIVTEAELWDNHGGKMPAGKVLVKDRIADQTFQQLLLRPDEYSVLATPNLNGDYISDAAAAQVGGLGIAPGANIGDGVAVFEATHGTAPKYTNKDMVNPGSLILSGVMMLEHLGWQEAADLIVAALEKTIQNKTVTYDLERQMQGAKKLKTSEFGAEIVKNMAVRAPALSR